The Austwickia sp. genome includes a region encoding these proteins:
- the lhgO gene encoding L-2-hydroxyglutarate oxidase has product MSTATSTSTGAGPGARRGGEPRVYDFAVVGGGIVGLATAMTLLKERPGSDVVVIEKEADVARHQTGHNSGVIHAGIYYKPGSLKAKLCKEGAQWTRAFCDEHGIPYRNTGKLIVATNEAELERMHALYERALINELDVELVDEAELKRREPNITGIGAIFLKSTGIVDYKLVCRTMADVIAANGGTIRLNTRVVDIHESLSEVAIDVETSDPMAAELRERVYAKQLVVCGGIQADRLARMAGLDVDFQMVPFRGEYYRLDPRHNDIVDTLIYPVPDPELPFLGVHLTLMMDGGVTVGPNAVMGLSREGYPKFSLNVADMASFVRFPGFWKVAKKQLKTGLIEQKNSLYKPGYLQLVRKYCPKLTTADLTPEECGIRAQAVKTDGSMVEDFLFYDTPRMLHVCNAPSPAATSAMPIAALIAEKVLAHDVVGAHRSDAPTPR; this is encoded by the coding sequence GTGAGCACGGCGACGAGTACGTCGACCGGGGCCGGCCCCGGAGCCCGCCGGGGGGGTGAGCCGCGGGTCTACGACTTCGCCGTCGTCGGCGGCGGCATCGTGGGCCTGGCGACCGCGATGACCCTGCTCAAGGAACGGCCCGGCAGCGATGTCGTCGTCATCGAGAAGGAGGCCGACGTCGCCCGGCACCAGACGGGCCACAACAGCGGGGTCATCCACGCCGGCATCTACTACAAGCCGGGCAGCCTCAAGGCCAAGCTCTGCAAGGAGGGCGCGCAGTGGACGCGCGCCTTCTGCGACGAGCACGGCATCCCCTACCGCAACACCGGCAAGCTCATCGTCGCGACCAACGAGGCCGAACTGGAGCGGATGCACGCCCTCTACGAGCGCGCGCTCATCAACGAGCTCGACGTGGAGCTGGTCGACGAGGCGGAGCTCAAGCGTCGCGAGCCCAACATCACCGGCATCGGGGCGATCTTCCTCAAGAGCACCGGCATCGTCGACTACAAGCTGGTCTGCCGCACGATGGCCGACGTCATCGCCGCGAACGGCGGCACGATCCGGCTGAACACGCGGGTCGTCGACATCCACGAGTCGCTCTCGGAAGTCGCCATCGACGTCGAGACCTCCGACCCGATGGCGGCCGAGCTGCGGGAGCGGGTCTACGCCAAGCAGCTCGTCGTCTGCGGCGGCATCCAGGCCGACCGGCTCGCCCGCATGGCAGGCCTGGACGTCGACTTCCAGATGGTGCCGTTCCGGGGCGAGTACTACCGGCTCGACCCCCGGCACAACGACATCGTCGACACGCTGATCTACCCGGTGCCGGACCCCGAGCTGCCGTTCCTCGGCGTGCACCTCACGCTGATGATGGACGGCGGGGTGACGGTCGGCCCCAACGCCGTGATGGGGCTCTCCCGGGAGGGCTATCCGAAGTTCTCGCTCAACGTCGCCGACATGGCCAGCTTCGTGCGCTTCCCCGGCTTCTGGAAGGTCGCGAAGAAACAGCTCAAGACCGGGCTCATCGAGCAGAAGAACAGCCTCTACAAGCCCGGCTACCTGCAGCTGGTGCGCAAGTACTGCCCGAAACTGACCACCGCGGACCTCACCCCCGAGGAGTGTGGGATCCGGGCCCAGGCGGTCAAGACGGACGGGTCGATGGTCGAGGACTTCCTGTTCTATGACACCCCGCGGATGCTGCACGTCTGCAACGCCCCGTCACCCGCCGCCACCTCGGCCATGCCGATCGCCGCGCTGATCGCCGAGAAGGTGCTGGCGCACGACGTGGTGGGGGCCCACCGCAGCGACGCGCCCACCCCCCGATAG
- the rfbC gene encoding dTDP-4-dehydrorhamnose 3,5-epimerase, giving the protein MEFTQTAVDGCWIIDLQPFEDARGGFARTFCVDEFAAHGIPTEVMQANMSWNHKSGTMRGMHRQIAPAAEGKLVRCTRGTIVDCCLDLREDSPTFGQNVMVELSADNHRALWIPPYCGHGYLTMTDDTEVTYQVSGMYSPEHERGQRYDDPAFGLAWPGEVVVISDKDKAWPDWDGKKIK; this is encoded by the coding sequence ATGGAGTTCACCCAGACGGCCGTCGACGGCTGCTGGATCATCGACCTCCAGCCGTTCGAGGACGCCCGCGGCGGCTTCGCCCGCACGTTCTGCGTGGACGAGTTCGCGGCGCACGGCATCCCCACCGAGGTCATGCAGGCCAACATGAGCTGGAACCACAAGTCCGGCACGATGCGCGGCATGCACCGCCAGATCGCGCCCGCCGCCGAGGGCAAGCTCGTCCGCTGCACCCGCGGCACCATCGTCGACTGCTGCCTCGACCTGCGCGAGGACAGCCCGACGTTCGGTCAGAACGTCATGGTCGAGCTCTCCGCCGACAACCACCGCGCGCTGTGGATCCCGCCGTACTGCGGGCACGGCTACCTGACGATGACCGACGACACCGAGGTCACCTATCAGGTCTCCGGCATGTACAGCCCCGAGCACGAGCGCGGTCAACGCTACGACGACCCGGCGTTCGGCCTGGCTTGGCCGGGCGAGGTCGTGGTCATCTCGGACAAGGACAAGGCCTGGCCGGACTGGGACGGGAAGAAGATCAAGTGA
- a CDS encoding NAD(P)-dependent oxidoreductase, translating to MIIVDELLAKRAADGNPVRVGIAGPGFMAKGLMNHLINTKAGMEVACVYARTPDKGVAALELAGRSGDAVRIVADAADIDAIAAAGGTAVTSDYAAMARAASVEVVIDCTGSVEFGCQLALEVLAAGKHLVLMNAEVDATVGTILNAKFEDAGLVYTGCDGDQPGVQMNLVRFVRGLGLTPLVAGNVKGLQDPYRNPTTQEGFAKQWGQDPHMVTSFADGTKVSVEQALVANAAGLSVTKRGCEQRDHRGHVDELTGMYDVEELKAIGGTVDYVVGSQPGPGVYVLATHDDPKQQHYLNLYKLGQGPLYSFYTPYHLCHFEVPDTAARAVLLGDATIKPLRQAPKVEVVTIAKKDLVAGETLDALGGYLYYGVCEKGEVTAAQRLLPVGLAEGCVLKRDIAKDEAIGYDDVEVPTGRLCDELRAEQDRAFPQPVALEGDR from the coding sequence GTGATCATCGTCGACGAGCTGCTGGCGAAGCGAGCGGCGGACGGCAACCCCGTCCGCGTGGGCATCGCCGGCCCCGGGTTCATGGCCAAGGGCCTGATGAACCACCTCATCAACACCAAGGCGGGCATGGAGGTGGCCTGCGTCTACGCGCGCACCCCGGACAAGGGGGTCGCCGCCCTGGAGCTGGCCGGCCGCTCCGGCGACGCCGTACGGATCGTGGCCGATGCGGCCGACATCGACGCGATCGCCGCCGCGGGCGGCACGGCCGTCACGAGCGACTACGCGGCGATGGCGCGGGCAGCCAGCGTCGAGGTCGTCATCGACTGCACCGGGTCCGTGGAGTTCGGCTGCCAGCTCGCGCTGGAGGTGCTTGCTGCCGGCAAGCACCTCGTGCTCATGAACGCGGAGGTCGACGCGACCGTCGGCACCATCCTGAACGCCAAGTTCGAGGACGCGGGCCTGGTTTACACCGGCTGCGACGGCGACCAGCCGGGCGTGCAGATGAACCTCGTCAGGTTTGTCCGTGGCCTGGGCCTGACGCCGCTGGTGGCCGGCAACGTCAAGGGCCTGCAGGACCCCTACCGCAACCCGACCACGCAGGAGGGTTTCGCGAAGCAGTGGGGCCAGGACCCGCACATGGTGACCTCGTTCGCCGACGGCACCAAGGTCTCGGTCGAGCAGGCGCTGGTCGCGAACGCGGCCGGCCTGTCGGTGACCAAGCGCGGCTGCGAGCAGCGCGACCACCGCGGCCACGTCGACGAGCTGACGGGCATGTACGACGTCGAGGAGCTCAAGGCCATCGGCGGCACCGTGGACTACGTGGTCGGCAGCCAGCCGGGGCCGGGCGTCTACGTGCTGGCCACCCACGACGACCCGAAGCAGCAGCACTACCTCAACCTCTACAAGCTGGGCCAGGGCCCGCTCTACAGCTTCTACACGCCCTACCACCTGTGCCACTTCGAGGTGCCGGACACCGCCGCGCGCGCCGTACTCCTCGGTGACGCGACGATCAAGCCGCTGCGCCAGGCCCCCAAGGTCGAGGTCGTCACCATCGCCAAGAAGGACCTGGTGGCTGGGGAGACGCTCGATGCGCTGGGCGGCTACCTGTACTACGGGGTGTGCGAGAAGGGCGAGGTCACCGCCGCGCAGCGGCTGCTGCCCGTCGGGCTTGCCGAGGGCTGCGTGCTCAAGCGCGACATCGCCAAGGACGAGGCCATCGGCTACGACGACGTCGAGGTGCCGACGGGACGGCTGTGCGACGAGCTGCGGGCCGAGCAGGACCGCGCCTTCCCCCAGCCCGTGGCGCTCGAGGGGGACCGGTGA
- the rfbF gene encoding glucose-1-phosphate cytidylyltransferase, whose product MKAVILAGGLGTRLSEETVLKPKPMVEVGERPILWHIMSEYAAHGINEFVVCCGYKGTYIKEWFSTYAMRYSDMTFDLGTGDVEIHKRDVEDWRVTLVHTGGRTMTGGRLRRVKDYIGDETFCFTYGDGVSDTDISATIDFHRASGRLATMTVVQPPGRFGAISLGKNDTTIEHFQEKPDGDGAWVNGGYFVCEPGVIDYITGDDTVWEQEPLRNLAHDGQLNAYKHDGFWQPMDTLNDKNKLENLWESGQAPWKVWN is encoded by the coding sequence GTGAAGGCCGTCATTCTGGCCGGTGGGTTGGGCACCCGCCTTTCCGAGGAGACCGTGCTCAAGCCGAAACCGATGGTCGAGGTCGGTGAGAGGCCGATCCTCTGGCACATCATGAGCGAGTACGCCGCGCACGGCATCAATGAGTTCGTCGTGTGTTGCGGCTACAAGGGGACCTACATCAAGGAGTGGTTCTCCACCTACGCCATGCGCTATTCGGACATGACGTTCGACCTCGGCACCGGTGACGTGGAGATCCACAAGCGCGACGTCGAGGACTGGCGCGTCACGCTGGTGCACACCGGCGGACGGACGATGACCGGTGGCCGGCTGCGCCGGGTCAAGGACTACATCGGGGACGAGACCTTCTGCTTCACCTACGGCGACGGCGTCTCCGACACCGACATCAGCGCCACCATCGACTTCCACCGCGCCTCGGGCCGGCTCGCGACGATGACCGTCGTGCAGCCCCCGGGGCGCTTCGGCGCGATCTCGCTGGGCAAGAACGACACGACGATCGAACACTTCCAGGAGAAGCCGGACGGCGACGGCGCCTGGGTCAACGGCGGCTACTTCGTCTGCGAGCCCGGCGTCATCGACTACATCACCGGCGACGACACCGTCTGGGAACAGGAGCCGCTGCGCAACCTCGCCCACGACGGGCAGCTCAACGCCTACAAGCACGACGGCTTCTGGCAGCCCATGGACACCCTGAACGACAAGAACAAGCTCGAAAACCTCTGGGAATCGGGCCAAGCCCCGTGGAAGGTGTGGAACTGA
- a CDS encoding SDR family oxidoreductase translates to MKILVTGTDGYIGCLLAPMLLDAGHEVVAVDTGFYKNGWLYNGLPSAPLTLAKDMRHLTAEDFAGVDAVVALAELSNDPVGDLVGPITYEINHLGSAHVAKAAKEAGVERFVYMSSCSVYGVADGTVDETSPVNPQTAYGKCKYLTEQDLWALADDNFHPVALRNATAFGASPRQRFDIVLNNLAGLAYTTGVIAMTSDGTPWRPMAHALDLCKGIMLMLDAPAEKIHGQAFNSGSNANNYTVRKIAETVAAEFTGCELSFGAPGADNRSYKVNFDKISDLGFTCDWDLAAGAKQLHEVFDAIQLDEATFTGRGHTRLKQIEWLLKTGQVDEKLFWKREW, encoded by the coding sequence ATGAAGATCCTGGTCACCGGCACAGACGGCTACATCGGTTGCCTGTTGGCCCCGATGCTGCTCGACGCCGGCCACGAGGTCGTCGCCGTCGACACGGGCTTTTACAAGAACGGCTGGCTCTACAACGGCCTGCCGAGCGCGCCGCTGACGCTCGCCAAGGACATGCGGCACCTCACCGCCGAGGACTTCGCGGGCGTCGACGCGGTGGTCGCCCTCGCCGAGTTGTCCAACGACCCGGTCGGCGACCTGGTCGGCCCGATCACCTACGAGATCAACCACCTCGGCAGCGCGCACGTCGCGAAGGCGGCCAAGGAGGCCGGCGTCGAGCGGTTCGTCTACATGAGCAGCTGCTCGGTGTACGGCGTGGCCGACGGCACCGTCGACGAGACCAGCCCGGTCAACCCGCAAACGGCCTACGGCAAGTGCAAGTACCTCACCGAGCAGGACCTGTGGGCGCTGGCCGACGACAACTTCCACCCGGTGGCGCTGCGCAACGCGACGGCCTTCGGGGCGAGCCCGCGGCAGCGCTTCGACATCGTGCTCAACAACCTCGCCGGCCTCGCGTACACCACCGGCGTCATCGCGATGACCAGCGACGGTACGCCGTGGCGGCCGATGGCCCACGCCCTCGACCTGTGCAAGGGCATCATGCTCATGCTGGATGCGCCGGCCGAGAAGATCCACGGCCAGGCGTTCAACTCGGGCAGCAACGCCAACAACTACACCGTGCGCAAGATCGCCGAGACCGTCGCGGCCGAGTTCACCGGGTGCGAGCTGAGCTTCGGGGCACCCGGCGCGGACAACCGGTCCTACAAGGTGAACTTCGACAAGATCTCCGACCTCGGTTTCACGTGCGACTGGGACCTGGCCGCCGGCGCCAAGCAGCTGCACGAGGTGTTCGACGCGATCCAGCTGGACGAGGCCACCTTCACCGGTCGCGGGCACACCCGCCTGAAGCAGATCGAGTGGCTGCTGAAGACCGGCCAGGTCGACGAGAAGCTGTTCTGGAAGCGGGAGTGGTGA